CCTCGAATGCGCCGACGACCCCACCTATGACGGCAAGACCTTCGGTGTCGTCGTCCTTCAGGGCTCCGGCCAGGTGAACCTCATCCACAACATGCTGCTGGACCGGATGGACGCCAAGGAGTGGACCAGACGGCGGTTACGTGTCGGCACGCCACCGGACTTCCAAGGTGACGAGCGCGACGTGGTGTTCCTCTCCATGGTGGTCGCGGAGAAACGGTCCGCGCTGACCAGCACCGAGGCGCAGCGCAGGTTCAACGTGGCGGCCTCGCGCGCCAAGGACCAGATGTGGCTGTTCCACTCGGTCAGCCCGGATCTGCTGTCGCCTACCTGCCTTCGTCGCTCGCTGCTCACGTACATGACCAATCCCCCTGCGCCGCTGCTGTCACACACCCTGGACGACGTGACACCGCACGACCGGCACAAGGACTTCGACTCGCTCTTCGAGCAGCGGGTGTACCTGCGGATCCGCGAACGCGGCTACCACGTGGTCCCGCAGTTCGAGGTCAACGGCCGCCGGATCGACCTGGTGGTGAGCGGCGCCAAGGGCCGCATCGCGGTGGAGTGCGACGGCGACCACTGGCACGGCACACCTGAGCAACGAGAGAACGACCTCGACCGCGAACGCGAACTGAAGCGCGCCGGCTGGCGCTTCTGGCGCGTACGCGAAAGCGAGTTCTCCTTCGACCCGGACAAGGCTTTGCTGCCCCTGTGGGACGAACTCAGCAGACGTGGCATCACCCCCGGCCAGGCGCAGCAGACCGGGACAGACGCTTCACGTGAGCCGGCCTGGAGCGCGGTGGAACTTCCCACGGACGCCGCGCCATCGGCCGATCAGGAAATCTGGGAACCCGAGTTCACGCACCCGGACATCCGGGTCGACGGCATTGAGCCCGCTCTCACCTCGCTGAGTCCGTCCGGCTCCTTCTCCCCCACTCTCACGGAGACACACCGGATCCGGACATGGGCACGCGGCCGCGGCTACACCGTCGGCGAACGCGGACGGCTACCGGCCCATCTGATCGAGGAATACGACCAGGCCCACAGGATCCGGCCGCGAGACAACGACTCCTGACCGGCAGACCGTTGCGTCCCCGCATCCTCACAACCGAACGAACCCCCTCACACCTGACGGTCCTCTGAGCACCGGACGGACCCGCTGGTAGCCGGTGGGGATGGGGGCTGTGGGGCTCGGGTCACGGCGATGAGGGTGAGGCCGAGGTCGCGGATCTTGGCGAGGAGTCCGTGGAGGTGGGCCTGGTCGGTCACCGGGCCGGTCAGGGAGGTGGTGGCGTCGTCGTTGTGGGTCACGGTCATGCCGGCCAGCCAGGTGGACCAGTGGTCGTCCAGGTGGCCTTGCACCTGGATGGTGTAGGTGGGATGGTTCGTGGTCATGGTCGGAGGGCTGTGGTGGGCTTCTGGCGGTGGATGGCCCACTCGGCTACGGCGAGGTTGATGACCCACGCGGCTGCTTTGGACAGGTCGGCGACGAGGACGCTGTGGCCGAAGACGGCGCCTCCTATGCCTTCGGTGAAGGCCTGGGTGCCGGCGGCGAGGGCCAGTGCGTAGGCGCGGATCATCCAGGCGCGGTGGGAGGTGAAGGCGCGGCGGCGGGCCGCGGTGAAGCCGAGTACGAGGCAGGCGGTCATCGCTGTGCCGGCGACCAGGCGGGAGGCGAAAAGCAGGTCGCCGGTGCCTGGTTTGGTGGGGTACGTCAGGGTCATCCAGAGGGCTGAGGTGGCGACGACCAGGCCGGCGGCCACCAGGAGGCGGCCGGTGCGGCGGTGCCATCGGGGGTGGCTGCGGCGGAAGCGCGGGACGAACTGGAGTGCGCCGGCGAGTGCGTAGACGACGCTGCCGGTGATGTGTGCCGCCACGGGGATCGGGACGGTGTCGAAGCGGTGGTCGGCGGGGATGAGTTCGGGGCCGCCGGCGAGTTGGAGCAGGCGGAGGGTTCCTGCGATCAGGGGGACGGCGGCGAGCAGGACGAGAGCGGCAGCGAGGCGCCAACCGCTGCGTGCACGAGGGCGGCGGGCCGGGTTGCCGGTGAGCAGCGGAGTGGTCATCGGACGGCCTGTTCGACGGGGAGGGGTGGGGGTGGTCATCGGACCGCCTGCCGAGGACGGGGTGGCTGCGCTGTGAAGGGACGGGGAGGTCATCGGACCGCCTGCCGAGGACGGGGTGGCTGCGCTGTGAAGGGATGGGGAGGTCATCGGACGGAGGCGGAGCGGCCGGCGGGGACGACCTGAGTGGTGGCTGGGCTTATGTGCCTTACGCGCCACAGGGAGAGGCCGAGGCCGATCAGTGCGATTCCGGTCGGTACGGCGAACGGACGGTTGAAGGCGTCAGGTAGTACCGACAAGGCGAGGGCGGAGGTCGTGGCGACGGCGAGCAGGGCCGCGGCCCAGCGTGCGAGTTCGGCGGCGCGGAACAGGGCGATGCCGAAGAGGAGGCCGCCGAGTGAGTAGCCGATGCCGGACAGGAGGAACAGTTCGTGGAGGTGGCCGATCTGGCCGCTCGCGG
The window above is part of the Sphaerisporangium rubeum genome. Proteins encoded here:
- a CDS encoding DUF2306 domain-containing protein, which codes for MTTPLLTGNPARRPRARSGWRLAAALVLLAAVPLIAGTLRLLQLAGGPELIPADHRFDTVPIPVAAHITGSVVYALAGALQFVPRFRRSHPRWHRRTGRLLVAAGLVVATSALWMTLTYPTKPGTGDLLFASRLVAGTAMTACLVLGFTAARRRAFTSHRAWMIRAYALALAAGTQAFTEGIGGAVFGHSVLVADLSKAAAWVINLAVAEWAIHRQKPTTALRP